The following nucleotide sequence is from Corynebacterium hindlerae.
CCGTCGTGCTCACGCACTGGAAGAACGTAGAGCAACACCGCATCGCGGAGCAGTACTCAAAGCACGTTACCGAGCTTTCGTCACAGGAACGCGACGCGATGTTGGCCGCTGCGCATGATTACAACCGGAGCCTTCCCCCGTTCGGGTCCCCGGACCCGTGGGTCAACGGCGTGGACAAAACCACCCCTGGATACCAAGACTACGAACAGCAGCTGAATGTCGGCGGCATTCTCGCGCGCATCAGGATTCCCGCGGTAGGTATTGACCTGCCCGTTTATCACGGCACGGATAACTCGACACTGTCACACGGCGTCGGGCACCTATATGGAACGGCTCTCCCCGTCGGTGGCGAAGGGACCCATGCGGTGCTCACCGGACACACAGGTCTGGCGACGCTCACCATGTTCGACAACCTCACCCACATGAAGATGCACGACACCTTCCTTGTGGAAGTGGCAGGGGAGACCCTCGCCTATGAGGTGGACCAGATTTCCGTCGTTCTGCCAGCAGACGTAGAAAACATCAAGCCGGAAGCCGATAAGGACCTTGTCACACTCATCACCTGTACTCCCTATGGCATTAACTCCCACAGGTTATTAGTACGGGGACACCGGACCGCAGTGCCGTCAGCGGAATTGAAGCAAGAATATCGCAGCCCATGGCAACCGTGGATGATCGCAGCGATCATTA
It contains:
- a CDS encoding class C sortase — its product is MKKRRNPRSIIYLLLAVIVLLSPVVLTHWKNVEQHRIAEQYSKHVTELSSQERDAMLAAAHDYNRSLPPFGSPDPWVNGVDKTTPGYQDYEQQLNVGGILARIRIPAVGIDLPVYHGTDNSTLSHGVGHLYGTALPVGGEGTHAVLTGHTGLATLTMFDNLTHMKMHDTFLVEVAGETLAYEVDQISVVLPADVENIKPEADKDLVTLITCTPYGINSHRLLVRGHRTAVPSAELKQEYRSPWQPWMIAAIIISLLVLLYLLWLMWMLRRRKKRQEQNQ